ttttgtatgaaaggcgctctataaatacAATGTGATTTCATTTAAAAAGCCATCCTTCTGCTACTACTGGCAGCAGTACGGGTGGATGATATGAATGCCACACCTGTTTTAGctcagagaaacaaaacaaaaactgtaaacagtgtgtctgtatgtgtgtgtgtgtgtgtagatatccCTTTGTTTACTTTTGAGGTGTGCCTTCGTATACAGATTTACAGCACACCTCTGAAGCTAATGTTTTCAACATGGCCTTGTGAAAATGTATTGCACCTGCAGCTTAGAGCAGGTTAAAGAAAATCATTatgctgcagggatggaaataagactcattccagattttactgtgagcttgattagctacggtgtataggtaacaagctcaggtgtgtcttgttaaactcatagtaaaaccaggaatggatcaaactgctatgcattgggAGTCTTGCTTCCATCTCTGTGCTTTATCTATGAGATTGAAAATAGCAATATGCAAATTCGTTATGATATGCACTGTGAGGCAAAAGCAGTGGCTTTATTTTATTGACTGTTTCTTTTGGGGTTGTCTGTGCAAACCAGACTTGGTTGCCTGGCGACCAAGTAAACACACTAtggaagtgtgtgtgggggggggggggggggggtgtttacgAACGAtgttaaatgttacaaaatgaagaTCCTAACATCTCAGTAATATaatctcaagttgtttgtttatcagtttgattattattattattattattattattattattatgattacatCTAAATGCtgtttctctgttttgtttttttttgtttttttaaataggattTAACTAAATACTGGAAAATACGCTTTGAAAATACCTCACATAAAATCTTCACGTGATGCTTCATCAAACAGTTCTGAGATATTTCTGACATGGTGTACCATTCACAGTCATTACTGTGGAAAAGTCGCCATACATACACTGTACAGTTTAATCAAATGGCATGCTTTAGCTACTGCTTGGTAGTTAGAATAGCTGAATCCATGTAGTTAAAATCACCCGTATAAAAGTGCCCATtagagaaagcatgggaaaacaggTAAACATTGTACATCCTGtacaaaaatactgtgataaactTCTATAAGGACAAATCTGCAATGATTATATCCTAGGGATAAAGACCAAAGCACGATACTGCATGATGGCAATTGACCAATGGTAGAATAAAGAACTAGTCAATGCTTTCTAAAGTAAATTAGACCATTAACCAGAGGCAGGGGACTTTATTCCAACTGTATATTGACAAGGATTAAGAAAGACTGAAACAGCTTTATGTAAGTATATTTAGGAAGACGAAGCAAGGCTCTCTATTGGTGGTTTCTGTGTAATGGTAGCTTGTAATAGACTTTAGGATGAGTATTCAGTGCGTCAGCCTGTCTCTGATAATAGACCTCAAGTAGTTCACTAGCAGACAACTGCAGTATTATCTAATCTGAGGCCCATTTATCACCCAGTTGGCCGTTTGATCAATGGAATGTACGAAAGTTCTATCTGGTGCAGGGTTATTTTTGTTCCAAACCTGCTTGTTGCAGGTTCTTGAAGGTGAACTGTTGCCTGTTTCACAGATCTGAGCTTTCAAGCTTTTCAATACGTTGTTTTATTCCATTAGCTTCAATTACAGCCTGGGATTCCCGGCTGAGCTCCCTATACTTTTAACAAGTTGAATGTTACTGTTGCAGGGGCACCGCGGAGACCGAAGACTTCAGGGTGAAGCAAAGCAGATCCTCCTCTGACCTGAAGGGCCTGAGTCTGTGTGACAGCAGGGATCCTCCGGCCCACCCCCGCCCCCGGCCCCTTCCCAGGCCCCCGTCCGCAGCGTCGCTGTCGTCCTGCCTCTCCACCCTGGCACTGAGCTCTCCTCCTGGGCCAGCCAGTGGCCATGCTCTCCACACGCGCTCCTCCTCCGTCCTCACCGACTGGGGCCAGCAGGCAGAAGCGAGCGAGCCGCAGGCTGCAGGGGAGCTGCACCTGTATGTAGTGTCCAAGTCCTCGCCCATATTCCTGCACTTAAAGAACTCCTGGAACAATTACATTATAGTAAGTGTTGAAGTGACAGGAACGCAGGCTGGGCCCAAAGCCAGTGAGcctcttaaccactgtgcaaaagaaaatattttcttatttaattttttttttaaataataattatattttgtattaaaactaGTTAGAATGAAATTGCCAGCAACAATGCCACACAATAACATGCCAGAGGAAGCCATGTTgcacatattgtacattttttaaattcaccAGAAAAATTATATGTCATGAcgttggttttattttgtttctcatGGTGTGAACTATGATTACAGTTATGTAGCAGGTAATGATCTCTGGGTCTGACATTAATGCTTAATTGTATTGATTGCCCGTGTGATGGGATTGAGGCAAACATTTCCAAAATGTAGCCTTGTTTGCCAATTCGAAGCCTGAATAATACTCTTGAGTTAGGTACTCGGAGTGCAGTATCTATTTCGATTCCAAAGCAACAAACGCAGTAGTGAGTCCTGCTTCCAGTTTCGTACTGAGGGTATAAGAGGGTGTATTTGAGACACTGGGGAGCTGAGAGCAGATGCCTCATTAGGGTTTAATGCCACAGGAAGCGCTCAAGCACCCTGTTTACGAGAACACATTTTACTACATCCTGAATGGAGGGCTTTTGTCTCAAAGATCTCGACTGTTTTGTCTGAGAGGATTTGAGTACCAGGAATGTGAACACTGAAATACAGGCATTTACAGTGTTGTTTGGTTAAAGCAGTAAACCAAGGCTTTGagccttttatttttaaaaacatttgtactTGCAACATTATCGCTGGCCCCTGCTTCTTGAACCAAGGACCTCTTGGTTTTATTTACAGAGGTACACGCAACATTTCAAAGTTCCTCTTGCTTCCTGGCACCTGTGATCTATTCAGTTACCACTCCAGGTTTACATaactgtcaacattgagttttcaaaagaAGGCAGCTTTtctaaactgaaatcttagtgcctaaattgaagtgaatacctacataagacaaaggcatacaagATAGGCATACAAGTATTCCACTTTATTGCTtctttctaattgcttttaaaaagaaaaaaatatcaaacatatccacataaaaaaatatattaaaaaaagacaaaatgcacAACAACATGGTATTGTAACATTATTACGCTGCACATATGTGACGgatcaataataccactgtcGGTAACATTTaatttgtgtgacttttagaatttcctgcagaatactttgcaatttgtgagtctgagaacatgtctactacagatttgctgaactagtcacagcATTTAAAGGTCTCTGCATGTGTAACTTTCTTGCTCGCTGTTTTTCCTTTGGCACTGTAAGATGTTATTGAAGTGCTGGTTATCTGAGCGTCACTggctttttctgtttttgtgatctctcgtgcttaccacaaacatcatCATTCTTGATCCCACTTCCCACcattaaaatcagtcctgcatagttaACAGAAAGTCTTTTTCCAACGTTGCTTAGGATTATGTCAGACTATATTGTGGTCCAACAGCTTgaaatttagatttatttttttattttttaccaaacGAGGAGGGCTTATCGCATGCGCAGCCGTTGTAGATGGTCAACTACTGACTGCAACCTTTTAGCATGACTTGCCCTAAATAGCTAATTACTTCATTTAACAACCAATCACAAAGCTGGATTGGAGAAGATTGACCAGAATGACCATTTTCTTCCAGAGATGTGCATTGCCCTGCCATATCACCACCAAAACATAACATTGTGACTGTCGCAGACCTACTGGAAAGGAAGTTACCAgtgcctttataaaaaaaaaaaatgctacaaaaCTGTGCAATTGTGAATGGTAATCGTGTGGTTTCAGTGCATGTTGATCGCATGTTATTTTAGGTACAGGATATAAATGAAGCTTGTGCTTTGcttcaaacttttaaaaaattaattttaaaaagcttgGTGAatgtaatgattttatttttgtgaccTGACGTTGTCACCTTTGTACCTGCAGCAGTCCACTCTAATGCAAGATCCGCAGTACAGCAAGAAGTTCAGGGTTCAATCGACCTCCCCAGGCCAGGGCCAGAGAACATGTAGGTAAGAACACCTGATCCATTAAAACCTATTCAGAATTTCTACAGCATGGAGAAGACTTCCGCAGCCTCATCATTGGGCTGCAGTACGGAGGGGTTCCGGGGCTCAACTCCCTGCACTACAACTTCTGCAGCAAACCCTGGGTGGTAAGTGCTGTCCAAGCAAGGCACTCCTGGGTCGGACTCAATAAGCTTTTCCAGTGCCAGGTTTATGGATTTCAGAGAcagcataggaggctgtgtggtccagtggttaaagaaaagggcttgtaaccaggagattccCAGTTCAAAtaccggctcactcactgactcactgtgtgtgaccctgagcaagtcatttaatctccttgtgctccatctttcaggtgtgtgtgtatgtgctgaTCGTGCTGCTGTTAATCCCTGCTGTCCAGCTCCGAGCAGACGGTCAAGTTGTTCAGTCAGCTGACCTACGATCTGTGTGTGCTGATTGTGCTCCTCTTTCTCCCTGCTGTCCAGCTCTGAGCAGACGGTGAAGTTGTTCAGTCAGCTGACCTGCGAGCTGTTTCAGGAGGACAGCACGCTGGAGGAGACGTACTCCCTAGTGCAGGAGCTGAAGACAGCGGCTCAGAGGAACTTCACGCTGAAGAGGCTCTTCTGGAAAGTAAGACCCGGGTGCGCACCTACTCCTCAATACAACCAGAGGACTCGCCCCAGTGAATACCACCACTGATTCCTTCAGGGAATTTCCACTGGAAGTCTGGACCACTGTGTTCTCCAGAATGGCTCGTTCACTGAACCCTGTTCCTTGGGAAACTTTAATACATCGTGTGTAGGGTGTTTCTTACTGCataggtcatctcgtgcagtttgggcgagagcACTGTGAAGTGAAGCTGAGTGGTTCTGGCTGCTCGAACTGTGTGAAATGACGTCTCTTCTACAATAAGAAACACCCTTCACATGACATATTAACTCATTATAAACCACacaaatgaagattgtactcaggaattGCTTAGTGAAATGGTTCAATCCAGAATCAACCACCACAGTCCCTGAATAATGCTTGTAGGCCTACAGGTGCTGTGTTGTGGTgagactatttattaaaaacaaaagtgcagcTGGAGAAActtgtgttttaaaaagtttgtaGTAATTTcgaaaatattctttgaagaagctagtgtcaagttcatcaaaatttaaagaaacagggAAAGATAATAGGGTGATCCATTTACAAAACGTGCCAGGTATGTATGTGTgggtgtttatgtttttttttttacattggaaTTAGGTGTGTGGTGACCCAGGATGAGATGTATTGGAATTGTGGCTAGTGCTTCACTGtcattggttgatttctgatatgtggTTTATAATGGTAGTTATTGGTACAGTGTTGGCTGTATCTGCTGCCAGCATAGCACATACATTCAGCCTCTGTCAAACTTGTAGATATGTAATAGATCTATTTGCATAACATATGAATCTATCACGTGAGgccatttacacaaaagtgtgtgctgtgTACTGCAGATATAATGGTATAGCTTTCATCCACcccctgtgtttttgttatttttattgtttttttattattattatattttggtGACtggtattgtctttttttttgtttctccatTTTAGTCCAATGATCTGTTTCCTTTCCTGATCAAGAAACTTTCTGATTACTTGCCAAAGTCTCAAAATGTACCTGGACAACCCGACCAGGGCCACAAAGCTGACAAGTTAGTGTAAGTAAACACTTCCTGGCCTTGCCATCGCGGGGTCGCtatttaattactgtatattgcaCCAAGAACTGCTGCAATGTCCCATAGTCAATGTACTCTAATTTATCATTCATTGGGGTCTGTCGCAGGATACCCTTCTATGCATTCAGTTCTATTAGAAAGAAAGGAAGCCCAGTTTGTCTACTTTCTCCAAATGCAGTTTTAACTGTAGGGTTACAAGCCCTCCCCCCCTTAAAATCTCATAGACATTACAAAACTTTGAGCCTTATAGATATGCTTGTGTgaatacttgcagcagtaggaggttatccATGTCATCATCATGCACTACTCTGGTTGCTGAGGTAATAATGAGAAACCAGGTGAgacagtttacattttttaagagcGAAAGGTGAAATATTTGCTTAAAAAGAAGAACAGAAAGATTTTTTTTCGGTGTAAAGATTGTTGGGGAGCGTGCTAATGAGAGGTTTCGAATGTTGAGGCCTTGCTTCTCCTGTTACGTCAAGGCAGAGTGAGTTTTCACTGCAGGCCTGTCTCTTGTAGGGTCTGTATAATGATTGCGCAGACTCTGGCACTGATGTTTAGAGAGACAGAGACTGAGCCGTCTCGGACCGGCATCCTTACAGCTAAACGGTAAGTGTgcacattatattatatacactACATTGTGGcacagggatgctttgtttttgttcacagtaaCACGTGTCTCTAGTTTAGGGAACACATTCCTCTACAAGGAGGACTTGGCTTATAAACTTCAGTGTACATTTAAAAACGGTGTTGAGGTCGTTTTTGTGTCTTTGCTGGTATTTATACTTCAGTTCGGAATATCCAGATATCTTAGACAGCCCTGTAGATGAACCTGCTGCTTCCTGCTACTGAGCAACGTCGTGCTTTTCAGCACCACGTTCTAACCTCTGACCATGTTAATGATACAGAACGCTGGCTTTCACACATTacaagctgtattctatgattctcatAGAAAATAACCTCTTCATGTTGCTTTATTGGacatactgtaccaatgatgcatactatacaactgatccatactgtaccaatgatgcatactatacaactgatccatactgtaccaatgatgcatactatacaactgatccatactgtaccaatgatgcatactatactacTGATCAATACTGTACtaatgatgcatactatactaatgatccatactgtaccaatgatgcatactatacaactgatccatactgtaccaatgatgcatactatactactgatccatactgtactaatgatgcatactatactaatgatccatactgtaccaatgatgcatactatactaatgatccatactgtactaatgatgcatactatactactgatccatactgtaccaatgatgcatactatactactgatccatactgtaccaatgatgcatactatactgctgatccatactgtaccaatgatgcatactatactaatgatccatactgtaccaatgatgcatactatactactgatccatactgtaccaatgatgcatactatactaatAATCCATACTGTACtaatgatgcatactatacaaatgatccatactgtaccaatgatgcatactatactaatgatccatactgtagcaatgatgcatactatactaatgatccatactgtaccaatgatgcatactatacaactgatccatactgtaccaatgatgcatactatactaatgatccatactgtagcaatgatgcatactatactaatgatccatactgtaccaatgatgcatactatacaactgatccatactgtaccaatgatgcatactatactaatgatccatactgtagcaatgatgcatactatactaatgatccatactataccaatgatgcatactatactactgatccatactgtaccaatgatgcatactatactgctgatccatactgtaccaatgatgcatactatactaatgatccatactgtaccaatgatgcatactatacaactgatccatactgtaccaatgatgcatactatactactgatccatactgtaccaatgatgcatactatactaatAATCCATACTGTACTATTGATGCATACTATACAaatgatccatactgtaccaatgatgcatactatactaatgatccatactgtagcaatgatgcatactatactaatgacccatactgtaccaatgatgcatactatacaactgatccatactgtaccaatgatgcatactatactaatgatccatactgtagcaatgatgcatactatactaatgatccatactgtaccaatgatgcatactatacaactgatccatactgtaccaatgatgcatactatactaatgatccatactgtagcaatgatgcatactatactaatgatccatactataccaatgatgcatactatactactgatccatactgtaccaatgatgcatactatactacTGATCCATACTCtaccaatgatgcatactatactactgatccatactgtaccaatgatgcatactatactaatgatccatactgtactaatgatgcatactatacaaatgatccatactgtaccaatgatgcatactatactaatgatccatactgtactaatgatgcatactatacaaatgatccatactgtaccaatgatgcatactatactaatgatccatactgtactaatgatgcatactatactactgatccatactgtaccaatgatgcatactatactactgatccatactgtaccaatgatgcatactatactgctgatccatactgtaccaatgatgcatactatactaatgatccatactgtaccaatgatgcatactatactactgatccatactgtaccaatgatgcatactatactaatAATCCATACTGTACtaatgatgcatactatacaaatgatccatactgtaccaatgatgcatactatactaatgatccatactgtagcaatgatgcatactatactaatgatccatactgtaccaatgatgcatactatacaactgatccatactgtaccaatgatgcatactatactaatgatccatactgtagcaatgatgcatactatactaatgatccatactgtaccaatgatgcatactatacaactgatccatactgtaccaatgatgcatactatactaatgatccatactgtagcaatgatgcatactatactaatgatccatactataccaatgatgcatactatactactgatccatactgtaccaatgatgcatactatactgctgatccatactgtaccaatgatgcatactatactaatgatccatactgtaccaatgatgcatactatacaactgatccatactgtaccaatgatgcatactatactactgatccatactgtaccaatgatgcatactatactaatAATCCATACTGTACTATTGATGCATACTATACAaatgatccatactgtaccaatgatgcatactatactaatgatccatactgtagcaatgatgcatactatactaatgacccatactgtaccaatgatgcatactatacaactgatccatactgtaccaatgatgcatactatactaatgatccatactgtagcaatgatgcatactatactaatgatccatactgtaccaatgatgcatactatacaactgatccatactgtaccaatgatgcatactatactaatgatccatactgtagcaatgatgcatactatactaatgatccatactataccaatgatgcatactatactactgatccatactgtaccaatgatgcatactatactacTGATCCATACTCtaccaatgatgcatactatactactgatccatactgtaccaatgatgcatactatactaatgatccatactgtactaatgatgcatactatacaaatgatccatactgtaccaatgatgcatactatactaatgatccatactgtactaatgatgcatactatacaaatgatccatactgtaccaatgatgcatactatactaatgatccatactgtactaatgatgcatactatactactgatccatactgtaccaatgatgcatactatactactgatccatactgtaccaatgatgcatactatactaatgatccatactgtactaatgatgcatactatacaaatgatccatactgtaccaatgatgcatactatactactgatccatactgtaccaatgatgcatactatactaatgatccatactgtaccaatgatgcatATTATACTactgatccatactgtaccaatgatgcatattatactaatgatccatactgtactaatgatgcatactatacaaatgatccatactgtaccaatgatgcatactatactactgatccatactgtaccaatgatgcatactatacaaatgatccatactgtaccaatgatgcatactatactaatgatccatactgtactaatgatgcatactatactaatgatccatactgtaccaatgatgcatactatactactgatccatactgtactaatgatgcatactatactactgatccatactgtaccaatgatgcatactatactactgatccatactgtaccaatgatgcatactatactaatgatccatactgtactaatgatgcatactatactactgatccatactgtaccaatgatgcatactatactactgatccatactgtaccaatgatgcatactatactactgatccatactgtaccaatgatgcatactatactactgatccatactgtaccaatgatgcatactatactaatgatccatactgtactaatgatgcatactatacaaatgatccatactgtaccaatgatgcatactatactactgatccatactgtaccaatgatgcatactatactaatgatccatactgtagcaatgatgcatactatactaatgatccatactgtaccaatgatgcatATTATACTactgatccatactgtaccaatgatgcatactatactactgatccatactgtaccaatgatgcatactatactactgatccatactgtaccaatgatgcatactatactactgatccatactgtaccaatgatgcatactGTACTAATGATCCATACTATACTaatgatccatactgtaccaatgatgcatactatactaatgatccatactgtactaatgatgcatactatactaatgatccatactgtaccaatgatgcatactatactactgatccatactgtaccaatgatgcatactatactaatgatccatactgtaccaatgatgtatactatactactGATCCATACTGTACTAATGATCCATACTATACTAATGATCCATACCAATGATTCTTTCTGTGCCaatctttttcacatttccatattACTTCATGTTTATAACCCATGCGATCTGATGTGAAATTCCTCGTAAGATTGATTGAATTCATCTTTGAAAACGTGCAACTCAAATCAGCTTTGTTTCTTGCAGGGGAGCAGTAACACGGACCCTGTTAATGACTTTGGTCAGGGAACCCCAGATTCATAACGCAACATCCAGGTCTGACACTGTGAGGGTGGCTAATTCTGTACCAGTGGACAGGGGCGCAGATACGGAGGTGAGACACCTTTCTTGAAAGGATAAGCTGCTGTATAAACTATACATACTCCAGCAAGTTATGTGCTCTGCTTTCTAAGAGTCTTTGTCTCCCATCCGCTATGCAAAGTTCATAAGCGTTCTCTTAGGTTAAACATGCTTTGAAGAATTAGCCAggattggggtcaattcctgttttttaattccaattccatttccaaatccttttttaaatcaattcccattccctttttaaCAATTCCAATACATCAataaattgcaattagcagtgttctgttaaaatgagcttcttgcagtggcaacaaatgacttaaattgaagtcactgttagtcaattaaattggcttcaaatgaaagaagCTGAACGATCACAACAATCTGTATGATCAATTCCATTTACTTTGAAGGAATGGGAATTGGagttgggaattgattttaaaacaggaattggaaatggaattggaattgaaaaaaaaggatttgaccCCGACTCTGATTAGACCCTTTATTAAAAAGCTTAAAACGGGTCTCATAACCAGCAAATCAGAATGGGCTTTTATCACGACTGACGAAGCAGGAGTTTAACTGAACAAGAGGGACTTTCAGTAACACCTGTTCACAGCTTCTTTGTTTCTGGATGTTTTATTCATTAACAGTACGGCAGCTCCATTCACACACCTGCTAGAAACAACCTCCGCATTGAATAAGAAGGATCCCTCATGAGCGAGCTGGCAATTGGAGATTAGAGCTTCTGTTTGCCGTCTTTGCAGTAATTTTCCACTAATAGAGGAGCGTGTTTTCTTGGTACTCAATACCCATTCTGTCTCCCAGGTACAAAAGCTGATAACAGAGTACATTGAAGCAGTGACTGCTGTTCTGTATGAGATCATTCTCCTCGCACATCAGGTGAGTAGCTGTGTAAAGATTTCACA
Above is a window of Acipenser ruthenus chromosome 14, fAciRut3.2 maternal haplotype, whole genome shotgun sequence DNA encoding:
- the LOC117420038 gene encoding uncharacterized protein C12orf56-like, which gives rise to MARNDTQGFLCKINCKLDSFLKRNLEQNVYDRVRACEACVVISETVKKVFMYVVLSDHCIYLTENPPKTIQAAVHFKDISGIELVNDFPDFLSRRDRESAQHIRILYTSTAPLKKLDRKGQGGGTLLLPDRTTRSSSLQLHVNSSRLFSARSSPVTSTKISRRATTSALRGTAETEDFRVKQSRSSSDLKGLSLCDSRDPPAHPRPRPLPRPPSAASLSSCLSTLALSSPPGPASGHALHTRSSSVLTDWGQQAEASEPQAAGELHLYVVSKSSPIFLHLKNSWNNYIIQSTLMQDPQYSKKFRVQSTSPGQGQRTCSSEQTVKLFSQLTCELFQEDSTLEETYSLVQELKTAAQRNFTLKRLFWKSNDLFPFLIKKLSDYLPKSQNVPGQPDQGHKADKLVVCIMIAQTLALMFRETETEPSRTGILTAKRGAVTRTLLMTLVREPQIHNATSRSDTVRVANSVPVDRGADTEVQKLITEYIEAVTAVLYEIILLAHQGNLTSDCGPFMTVGWVMTVLQGLPSVVSFVGSVVKAVISVLSPALPLLSPSQAVLLYQQLYILSSCIQYSSSLAEDIRTKYREEFRYYIQTPSVEERFPLCYPITQPTVRLLAHVLELVEHKPAPQL